The sequence CCGGAAGCGAGTACACTGTCTACTTTTGTGGTCAACACGTAGACATCGGAAACACATCTTAAGTTCCCTTGCTCTCCGGTGACGGTCTTCAGCAGTTGGATACATCGAGCATTGTTCATAACGATGAAATTCAGTTGGCGATGCACAAAAGACGCACGGATGGGACACTCTTCCTTGTGATCCCGCATTTGTGTGGTTGGACGACTTTTGAAAATGGCGATGCTGATGTTGTTGACCGTGAGCCATCATCGTAGTTGTCCTTTTGTCATTGGAAGAATTCTCATTGCAGATGGTTACGACAAGAGAGTCCCAGCGAATGTACTCACTGATTTGTCGAAACAGTTCTGACGCCGTATACGTTCTTCGTGCATTATCTCCAGTGAATAACTTTTCCACATACCGCTTTGGAAGTTTGGCCATAATAATATTTGCATTTGTAGAATTATCACAAGATGGTTCGATATTCTTCCACTGCTGAAAAATAGCAGATGCTGTGGTCCAGAACTCTTGTAATTGGGACGTGTTCCTGATCTGTGCCATGGATGGTAGATGTTGAAGCTCTCTTTGAAGGTGATGACGAGTACGCATAACATCTCCATATTGTTCATGCAGCAATTCTCTTGCCACTTGATAATTTGCTGACGTAAGTGGTAAGTGCTTTACAATAAGCTTGGCTTCTCCTTGTAATGCTGCCTTGAGATAATGAAATTTGGCTACATCACTAATTGGTTGCTCATCAATCAATGAAGAGAATAATTCCATGAACGAGTGATATTGCGTGTATGTGCCATCAAAACTGGGCATCGGGATTGCCGGCAATTTGACTGGAAGTGACGTAGTAAACCCTTGATTAGATTGTATAGAATTGTTGACGACAGATTGGTGATGAATAAGTGGATCAATAGTAGACGAAATAACGGTTGGATTAACCCGTGTTTCCCTTGGAATAGTAATAGTGATAGGATCTGTTTCGATTACTGGTGTTTGAGGAGATAAAGATGGATCCCTTGATATAGACATCTCTCCACTGAACGCTGGATATTCTGTAGTCGCCGGACTTTTCTTCTGATGAAGTGCGACGAATGATTGATATTTCTCCTTCAACTGATTGAACTTGATGGAACCTTCTTGTATATCAGCATCGTAATCTCCGAGACGCTGCTTATAATCCTTCATAACTTCCGCCTCCTTTGAATCTCTTGAAATAAGTTTCTTCCATTGTTTGTCATATGACTTGATCTTATCCGTTGAAGACCGAATAAGATATGCTGTATCCGCTATTTCTGCGATGTCGTCAAAGATCTCTTTCTCCGAACCATCCTGGACGTCCTCCACGTCATCGAATGTCTCCACAGTGTCAAGAGCATCTTTGAGTCGACGACGATTGATACCAATTTGTGCTCGATAGACAGAGCTCATAACTGGTTTCTTGCTTGTTGATGCACTACTCTCATATGAATGTTGACTTTCGTATGACAGTTGTTTGATTCACACAATTCCGTGTGTTGGTTGATTTGCGGTTGCTCAGTACTTCGAGCTTGGCTTGAGGCTTGAGTGTCAATTTCCGTTGACTTTGATGTTGTTGGTTGGAAGCGTTTGAAAACGTACAGCGGACGTTTCCGAATATAAGAATGTTGGGTCACCAAATGTTGGCACGGTTGCCAACAGTTTTCGTATCCAAGTAGTCCAAGGGACAAATAGCAAAATAAGAaagatttattcaaaatgtagaaaaatataacCCTACAATACAAAAAGTTATCTTATATACCCCTAAACCCctcaataaaacaataaaagcTACCCCGCAAAAGTCATAAATATTCACCTCCGCACAACAGTTTTATTAACCATCAAATCGTTGATGTTTGAAACATCTCCGATTTGACAAAAGGTGTAGCTCTCAACTAAAACTGGCGATAGCAACCTGCAACCTAGCGACCTGCGTGTTATTGACTTAGGCCGCATTCcgaaccaggggtgtgcggataaccgattttttcggcaaacggataaatcggctaatgccgattttttgagaaccggctaacggctaattcggctaacggctaatttcaaaattttcgactaacggctaattcggctaatctcagtcattcaaatcggctaattttcggctaattcggctaattcggaaaatattcatttggttaagctttttttgtccattctgttaattcaggttttgggttaattttttcactgttgtTGAGCAAATTCAGGGATGAACGACTgttcaaataggaaaaaatcatacaaattcaccacattttgttatccaaaaaaatatgttagttgaattagccgaaatagccgaactgccaaaaagtcgcctaacggctaattcggctaatcggTAAAAAggtcggctaacggataattcggctaatattagccgagttagtcgaattagccgatcggcgaattcggctaaATCGGCTATTATCCGCACATCCCTGATTCCGACCTGTTCTGTTGTCAAACGCTATACAAAACGCtatgcaattttgaaatgctAAACAAAACGCTATACAAACCCCTATACAACTTCAAAACGCTACGCGATACCAGAACGCATATGCTAAGAAAAGTATGCTAAGAAATTCTACGCATCTAGAAATACAGCGCACTGTTTGGCTTATAAAAACTTGGGACCACCCTTGCGTTTAAAGCAGGGTGGTCCACCATGCTTCACACCACCACGCTGTAACTGGTAGTGAACTTCCGGTCACCCGTACCCGTGTAGCCTAATGGATAAGGCGTCGGTATCCTAATCCAAAGTATGCGGGTTCGAGTCCTGCCAcaggtgaaatttttttttggttgatttcgtttaaattttgttttactttcaatttttgcaaatgaaAACGGgtattttatataatttttaagtttgCACGTCGTAGACTGTTGTGACTCGAAGCCGTTTCGGTCTCCTCTTCACAACTCGTCAACTTCGAACGTCTTCAACATCCTACAGTTGCCGATATTTTACTAATTATTTAACTAAATTAATCCATTAAAACAACTCCGTCGTAATCCCACACAATTTAGGTCTCTCTTCCGTACTTTCGTGACGACTtatcgcgtcgagacccagCGCGCCGCAGCACAAAATTCGTCTCCGCGACTCTGGCCTGAAATCGTCCGCCGCACACACTTAccgtaaaacatttttaaattgaaaataaacattttattgacaAATTAACATTTTCCTTGACAAATTATTGGGATGATATTCTGTGAAGATTCTTTGAAGTGCCAGTAGCCATGTGTGTCCTCatctgtaatttaaaaatgtttatatgcttcaattattttgaatatttttgaatattttcaaagttgacACTTTTCCGGCTTTcttgaatagaaaaaattggggaaaaaattgaggCCGTCACACAGGCAACCAACAAATCGAAtagaatgaataaaaatagttGTGTTGCTCAACACACATTATCGAATCGATAAATGCTCAGCTACGCCTTATTCCAGCCGCCGTAAATCTCACGTCATTGTCGCAAATACCTCCAGAGTAACAAAAGCAGAGTACCTCTTGGAGTTGGCAACCTAGGTAATAAACAGAATGACGAATGTTACATTTCAGTTACTACGGTTTATTACGACTATCGGAGTAGTAGCCAACAGCCAGTTAAGTTTTGGTTCGGTTTGGTTGTTGGCGCGAGGCGGCTTTTTCCAACACCTGCTGGCATATTTTGTGAgcaaaactcatttttctcaagattCCGTAACAACAATTTTCGTTAGTTTTGCCAATCGCACCTATAAAATCTGGTTAGAACTCTCAAAATTAGTACGAAAGCAcaggttttgtgaatttttccaccaacatttttttcaagaaatcaatCAGATTCTTGCAGAAACCACTTCATTTTCCAGGTCTGGCCTTTGCTATTCGTGAGCCCATCTTCAATGgaacttacaaaaaaaaaacggcaaccCGTGGATTTGCCAGGAAGATGAAACTCGAGTCCCGATGCACCTGGTTCTTGATGGATCCACAAAGATCACGTTCCCACGTGGTGCCGTCGTGACGATCAAGGTCAATCCAAAGGAAACATTGAGAACTTTGGCTGTATAATTATCTGGGATATTTTGTGTCTTTGCGGGATGTTGTCTGCAttttgttttgcatttttatgtgTATATAGATTtaaactttataaaaattaatataaaaaattaagtcaTATTTCATGAGCAAGATAATACATAAATATATTGGAAGAAAAAGTCACCTTGCTCATTTCCCTACTATGTGCTTATAAGATCATGTGACTCCAAACGCCGTGGAGCTCGCAGATTCTCACCAAAATTTGAGGTGTGGGAATTAAGGGTACATGACATTCCTTCCCAGCTGCCGTGATATTATGTACTCTGTGTGACTAATAGTAAGGATTACTTGAATTTTCGTAAACTCATAAATCACAGATGTTAAGAATGTTATGAAGCTTGACACGAGACGAATACTTTCAAAAAGaacaaagttgaaaaaagttgaaaaatcgaaaactttattcgaaaattgcaagtttatttcaaaaatctccacgatttcaaaaaaaactcagcATTCCAGCTCATTAGCGGCCGCTAGAAGATCCATCGCAATATCCGGAGGGATGTCGAACGGTGGGGCAACACGAGAGTGACGATATTTGGTCTTGTAAGCTAGATAATGGCAGACCTTTTGCAAGATATGCGACTGGAAATCACTGAAGTAGACGGTGTTGTTTGCCGCCGCCAAGTCAACTGTTGGATctggaaatttggttttttttaacgaaaaatgcATTTACTTTTGAAGGTGGAGAACGGACATTGTGGATATCATGATAAGCTtgtgcttaggcttaggctggagcttaggcttaggcttagaattaggcttaggcttaggcttaggcatctTTAAATTGTTGTCTCAAAATCACCAACTTGCGAACAATTCTCTAAGGGATTTCGAAGTCATGGCCACCTCCCTTTTTATAATGAACTCGTGGTCGTCATTACTCACGAGCTTGACGTACTTGGATCGTGGGCCTTCAAGCCCACTGATCGGGACCGGCTGCGGCTTGGCGCCagtttttctgtaaatatAGGTTTCATGTACTTGACAAGACATTAAGCAATGTGAACTTACTGAGAATCTGGCTCTTCGAGCCCGTCATCCTTATTGGAGGCCGCTTGAAAACCTCCGGCTGCGGATCCATTTTTATCCATATTATAATTCTGGTAGAAAATTTGGACaacttaaaaattggtttttaataaattagcGGGAAACTGAATTTGTCATTCAAAAAAGCTGACTCAAGTCACAAGCTTTATATACATGCTTTCTGAGCTCCCACCACATCTCGGCTCTCCGTTGCCAAGCCCAAGTCACGTGTGCTTCGGGAGACTTGGGAAGCAGGAAGCGCTTAAAAGTACAAACTGATAATGATATTCTTGAttacatatttcaaaatcattaATCAGAAGGAAAATGAGGGAAGATACAAAACCAGgaagttggaaaataaatagaaattcaattacaaaattatccatttaaaacaattatttatcTATTGAATGtaaagtagcgccagtggggaaattgctttaaaacattcctatggtaccacaatgcccaaatatcatagtaaaaaaattcaaaaagattgtctaaattttatatgattttttgaaaattggaaaattcacaatttatatcaaattccaatttgaatcAAGTCGCAAGCATTCGAAAAGACAAATCTTGGAAATTGAGAAGTAAGAGATTTGGAATTCGTCTCAGTCAccttttaaagaaaaatattttaccgTCCTCACCCCTTCCCATCACTGGGCTCTTACGGGTCCAAAtgataaatttacaatttttattcatccCTTACACCTACTTTACTgattattatgtttttttaaacatatattttacttTGTGGATTTCTTTTACtcatgatgaataaataaatataaatataagaGAAGTACtgcaaatcattttttttccatcatttttgtagcagcagcagcagtagTAGTGTTTCTTTTGGGACGTTTTTaatgatatttggttattttaaCACCATATCTGCACTAGTCGTACACTACCTCCAACAGAAATCTCAATACAATTgatatgttttaaattttctataattcaGTAATAGTTGTTGATTTTAGAATAAAACACTGGACTGAAGAATTATcacgattttcaaatttcaattctacTGGTATTACCACTTAAAATTCGTCATTCTGTTTATTACCTAGGTTGCCAACTCCAAGAGGTACTCTGCTTTTATTACTCTGGAGGTATTTGCGACAATGACGTGAGATTTACGGCGGCTGGAATAAGGCGTAGCTGAGCATTTATCGATTCGATAATGTGTGTTGAGAAACACaactatttttattcattctaTTCGATTTGTTGGTTGTCTGTGTGACGGcctcaattttttccccaattttttctattcaagaatttcttcattttggaTTTACaagtaagttttatttttattctaaagTTTTGTAgctatttaatttcaaattttcagttcaaatgtttcaatatttgccaTGAACAGCATTCTTCTATTTACCAGCCACAAGTACGTTTTATCATATATATGTCCTTTGTTACAATTATTACTCACGTTTTCAccattatgaaaatttatccATTGAAATCATTTTACGGTACAGCTAGTGCACAAttactgttttttgttttgctcaAAATCTGTTCTCTTTACAGATTTCAAATCTTGGACTTTTTCCCCAC comes from Caenorhabditis elegans chromosome X and encodes:
- the elc-2 gene encoding Elongin-C (Confirmed by transcript evidence) yields the protein MDKNGSAAGGFQAASNKDDGLEEPDSQKTGAKPQPVPISGLEGPRSKYVKLVSNDDHEFIIKREVAMTSKSLRELFANPTVDLAAANNTVYFSDFQSHILQKVCHYLAYKTKYRHSRVAPPFDIPPDIAMDLLAAANELEC